CGAGAAGATGATCATTCCGAGCTTGCCAGAAGGACCTGAAAGCTCTCTAATTAGTACTGGTTTCTGGGAATGGAAGCCGAAGCTGAGTGTATATTATGAAAAGTCTGGCATAGACAATAGCAAGGCACCGTCTGTGCTCTTTCTACCAGGTTTTGGAGTGGGAACGTTCCATTTTGAGAAGCAATTGAAGGATCTTGGCCGTGATTACAAAGTATGGACAATGGATTTTCTAGGGCAGGGCATGTCGTTGCCATGTGAAGATCCTGCTCCTAAGAGCACATCAGGAGAGCTAGATGAGGACACATATTGGGGTTTTGGACAAGAATTACAACCATGGGCGGAGGAGTTGGTGTATTCGATAGATTTGTGGCGTGACCAAGTTCAGCATTTTATTGAAGAGGTACttctttcaactattttctgTGTAGTTTTATGTTTactttgctaaaaaaatatcatctTTAGTTCACAAATCCTAGTATGCTTTGCACTCTTTGAAGGGCCTGCAATAATAGCTATTTATTAGTTATTGAAGATTCTTGAATCTCACAAACTTCAGCGTTTCATATTCGGTTAATAGAATATAAGAACCGTTATGTTGCCCAAAGCAGGTGCCCTGTTTTTTGGCACACACACTTGTAACACATTCTTTTATTCCAGTATCTAGAATAGAGAGCAAAGGAGCCCTGTTCCCAATCTCATATAGCAGGTTTGACATTTGTGTTATTATGTGTAATGCCAAAGTTCTTAAGTTTACTTATCCATAACAGTCCTACCATGAGATTCATATCATATGTTTCTTATGCTAATTTTGTAACCTTCTTTCAGGTTATTGGTGAACCAGTATATATTGTGGGGAACTCTCTGGGAGGTTTTGTTTCTCTATATCTTGCTGCATCCTGTCCACACCTTGTAAAGGGTGTCACATTACTTAATGCAACCCCATTTTGGGGATTCCTTCCCAACCCTGCTACATCTCCTCGCTTGTCGAAGATTTTTCCATGGGCTGGGACATTTCCACTTCCATCGTTTGTGAGGAAACTTACTGAAACAGTGTATGTGCTACCCTTTAGGTTTTGGGAAACACATGTGCATATTGATATTGAATAATCTTAAATTTATCCCTTCTGCTAATTATTggtgtactattttttttcattataatgAATGCATggaatgcaaaagttttatGATACTTGTAGCAAGGCATAGCATCTGTAGATTGCTACCTTTTGTTTTGACAGAAATTGATTGCATACTTCACCAGTGAAGAAACGATTTAGACTATGTTTAGTTTGCATATGGTACTATAAGTATAGCTAATaattgttttttcaaaaaaaaaacgtgtttttttataaaatcacaCCTAGATATAAAGTATATTTCTGTATGTCATTTTCTGCcattatttttccttttacaTTGTCATTCCTCTCTCATGTTAGGATGGTAGGCTGTGCAATGTATTGGTGTTTTAACAGATTAAACAAGCTGTTATTCAATAGCAATTGTGTGGTCCCTGCATCATTTAGAACTATGCAAGTTATCCATGTGGTGATATAAATTTGGTGGATCTCATTTAATATCTTTTTGGTGCAGGTGGCAGAAAATAAGTGATCCAAGAAGTATACAGGGCATACTCAAGCAAGTATATGCTGACCACTCAACGAATGTGGACATGGtgttctcgcgtattatagagaCAACACAACATCCAGCAGCTGCTGCATCATTTGCATCCATTATGTGTGCTCCAAAGGGACAAATATCCTTCGAAGAAGCTCTATCTAGGTAAACTGGATATACTATTTGATGAATTGCCATGTTGCTTACAAAATACGATTTTGTATTTTTACATTTCATAATCTGCAGGTGCCAAAGGCAGGGTATTCCCATATCTCTTATGTATGGGAGAGAAGATCCTTGGGTTAGACCTATTTGGGGTATTAAAGTGAAACAGCAGGTGCCAGAATCACCGTATTACGAAATCAGTCCTGCTGGTCACTGCCCTCATGATGAGGTTCCTGAGGTAAAACATTCATTGTGTTTGGAAATAAAGCTCGTCATATTTAGTTTGTACCAGATAGTTGATAGTTCATTTTGTAGCCGTGCATTCTGTTTTGGGTGGATACTGTGGCTGGTGGGCTGTGTGTGTTTAAGAAAGGTCATGTTCTCTGAATATCATCCATGTTGATTACACATAAGAAACTATGGAACAAAAACTGGAGGAAATTTGTATCAGTATCTAGTTTGTTTTGACCAACATTTGAAATCTCTATTTAAATCTAGAAATTTCGGTATACAACCAATGGCCATTATATGGGACTGCAGCCTTAGCTATGAGTTTCTACAAAGATAGGCAGCTGTATCTTAGAAGCTAAATGCTATTAGTGGAATCAGATCTGGATCAGCACAACAGGTTGTCAGATGCTATCTTTAGGTGGGGTACCAGGGAAGCCCAAGAATCACAACTGTTTGCGAATTCCTCATGATAGGATTTTCTGCTAGGGCAATGAATATGGATTGTACCATTTGTAAGCTTAACATTTTTTCTGCAGTTTTTGTTTAATTCTGTAGCATGCATTTGATACAAAGACACCTTGGGGCACTAATTTTTTTATGGTTGAGTGTGTTTAAGTTCCCTAGTTTTCTCCTTTGAAGTTACAAGACATTATATGGTTGAGGTTGTAGGTTCCAGGAAAAAGCCTTGCCTGGTGGATCACTGGGCGCCTTCAGGCATCGTAACCCCTTGGGGCGGTGCGAGGGTACCTCTCTTCCTCGGCAAGTTTTCTCTAGGTGAAAACCACATCTTTGTTAGAAGGTGGGCGATGGTGCCGTCCTTGATGGCGTGACCTCCGTGGTGGCATCGTTTTCGAAGTCTCGTCTTTGTGGTGTTGTCGTGGGCCTAGCGGCGATCAGCCACGCATAGCGAGGGTCGTTTTGGTGCTAGGCTTCACTCAGTGGTTTGTGCTTTTGTGGTTAGCGTGTGGTTTTAGGACGTGCCCTGTGGTGCGCATCCGTCCTCGACAGCTTTCTGTTGTGTTTTTTCTTGTAACTTTTTCTCCTTAATGCATTCGGATGGCCTCCTTTGGCCTTCCCGGCGAAAAAAAGTGGCAAGACAtgttctatgttttttttctttccttttttaatCTGTAGAGTTAGTTCAATTTTCTGCATTTATATAAAGATATATGTTTCACATTTTACTCCTCACATATTCCTATTTTTGAGAGTGCCTTCTTCTGTTTAATCATTCATGAAAACTGCTTAAGGATTGTCTCTGTGatgacaaaatatatatatgtccttTACATATGATTTTGGTCTTTGGACAGGTTATAAACTACTTACTCAGAGGATGGCTAAAGAATGTCGAATCTGAGGGTTCAGTTGCAGTTCCATTTCTTGAAGAACCCAGCTATGCTGAAAATGGTGTATCAAGGGAGCTGGAATTTGTTAGGGGAGGATCAAAAAAATCTGTCCATGTGCGACTCTTTGGTTCTAAAATTTCCTTATGGAGCCAacttcgttcgcttttgaagtCCAACACATGGGTAATATCTAGATAAGATAGATTGTCCATACAAGTATGATGTTAGAAGCTTCAGTCAAATATTGTATTCATTATTCTTTATTTAAAGTAGTCAGTTTGATGTCTAGAACTCTAGATATACCCAGTAGACAGGATTTTGAACATTTCTAGTGGATGTAAAAatagcaagcttcaaaattctTGTGCCAGAACAAAGGGAGTAGCCAAGTTTAGTCCTTGTTTGTATAGGCTATCAATCTTTATCAAGTTCAAATTGTGATTTCTGTATAAGCAGAAAAATTGGTATCATATGCCATTGTTATAGGATCCACACTTCACTGTCCTTAGAACTTTCAGTTCTATATCAACTCAGGtgctttttttcaaaaaggtAGAATGGACCATGTGGAATTGTGGATTATGTTGCGGCTTAATGGATAACTCGTCATTTTGACAGGTTTAAGTTATGTTAGATTGTTAGGTGCAATTTTGTCGGAATTGTAGATCCGCCATTGTGTTAATATGTGAAAGAAACAGCGAAAGTGGAATAAAAAGAGAGAACCTTCAGCAGTATGTTCAGAATGTTGGATCATTTGGTGTCAGCTACGTAactgtttttttccccttcatCATTGCAACTTGGAAGGCCCTCCAGGCGCTGCTTGTTGGGGTGGAACGGCATTCCCTGACCAGTAGCTAAAAGTagtttttcatattgtaagatgCTTTGACGTTTTGGGTTTTGAATGGATTTATGCATGTGCTTCGTATATGTGTCGAATTTCATACGGATGTTAGTGTATCTAGACGGGTGATGGAGAGACTAACGTTCTTGTAGTATAAAACACTTACAAAACACAGAGTATATTTTAGATGggagtaatatatattttagtgacaatttttttttctaccactagaaaaaatacctgtGTGTTACaaggtgaaggctattttaattgtGTCATTGTTATACAATTTAATTAGGGTCAAATTCACTGTGTGAATTTAGGGccaaattcactgtgggaattacttgaatattttctttttagaaaatcataagctgTAAATTTTGGAAAATAGAATACAATCTGTTTGTTGAATTGCGTTGTGTGGAAATCATGATTTAAATAGAGCATGGTCTTCTAGTGTCTCATATTATGTGGGATGCACGATCAATCCTAGGCAAGGcctagttcccaactttttcttcaaacttccaaatttttcatcacatcaaaactttcctacacacacaaacttctaacttttctgtcacatcgtattcaatttcaatcaaacttctaattttggtgtgaactaaacacaccgtGTCTTGTGTTGTAAAGAAAGTTTGTGTCTTAAGGTTTTTCTCGAGAGATTGTCCATCATGCAGGCCTGGTCATGATGGACAATGGGCGTTGAGCCATACCTAAACCACACGGTTCGATGACCGATTGATGTGCTGAGGACGAATGATCGGGTACAACAGCGAACGATTAGCTAGTGACGGAACAATAATCGGATATGAACAATAATCGGGTGATTTCTGCAAAAAACTTACATATTTTAAGTATGTTAATTATATTAAATAGATACTTCCTTCATACTCATATTAAAAGTCGTTCTAATGCCTTGGTCCGTTTTCGCAAAAGAAGTTGCTGTTCGCCCGCGGGGTCATGTATGGATGCGATTGCCCCTCGCCGCCTCGTTTCGCTGCAAGCGTAGTTATTTGGTGCATcctattaggaaaaaaaatttggtgcAGACCGGCTGCAAACCAACGCGCTGCAGCCCCAACCTGGATAGATGCCGCGTGGACAGAAGTCTAATCGAACACTTGCCATGAATATGCCCAGAGTGGACGTtcggcggctcggctcgttcGACTCCGTGGAAAGGGGCGTGCTTGGCTCGGCGCGTTCGAGTAGATGAATCAACATATTATTTCGATACCCTAGATCACGCGGGGACGCGAAGAGAGACGTCTCGCCAGATCGCGGCCAAAATCGCCGGCAACCGCTGCCGCCATGACAGAAGCTTCATGGATGACGTAACCACCATGGCAAGAGGAGGGCAAGGGAAGGATCCAGCCACGGGGTTTCTTGTGACCGGACATCAGCCA
The Oryza sativa Japonica Group chromosome 6, ASM3414082v1 DNA segment above includes these coding regions:
- the LOC4340988 gene encoding pheophytinase, chloroplastic isoform X1, which gives rise to MEVVSSSHSCLAFNRTPSSAWRFPGNGLGPGHAKLTRPRSAILCVRSGTASNPADSGKVHASHGFYVSDVDAALQGIPKKVGEIEKMIIPSLPEGPESSLISTGFWEWKPKLSVYYEKSGIDNSKAPSVLFLPGFGVGTFHFEKQLKDLGRDYKVWTMDFLGQGMSLPCEDPAPKSTSGELDEDTYWGFGQELQPWAEELVYSIDLWRDQVQHFIEEVIGEPVYIVGNSLGGFVSLYLAASCPHLVKGVTLLNATPFWGFLPNPATSPRLSKIFPWAGTFPLPSFVRKLTETVWQKISDPRSIQGILKQVYADHSTNVDMVFSRIIETTQHPAAAASFASIMCAPKGQISFEEALSRCQRQGIPISLMYGREDPWVRPIWGIKVKQQVPESPYYEISPAGHCPHDEVPEVINYLLRGWLKNVESEGSVAVPFLEEPSYAENGVSRELEFVRGGSKKSVHVRLFGSKISLWSQLRSLLKSNTWVISR
- the LOC4340988 gene encoding pheophytinase, chloroplastic isoform X2, which codes for MEVVSSSHSCLAFNRTPSSAWRFPGNGLGPGHAKLTRPRSAILCVRSGTASNPADSGKVHASHGFYVSDVDAALQGIPKKVGEIEKMIIPSLPEGPESSLISTGFWEWKPKLSVYYEKSGIDNSKAPSVLFLPGFGVGTFHFEKQLKDLGRDYKVWTMDFLGQGMSLPCEDPAPKSTSGELDEDTYWGFGQELQPWAEELVYSIDLWRDQVQHFIEEVIGEPVYIVGNSLGGFVSLYLAASCPHLVKGVTLLNATPFWGFLPNPATSPRLSKIFPWAGTFPLPSFVRKLTETVWQKISDPRSIQGILKQVYADHSTNVDMVFSRIIETTQHPAAAASFASIMCAPKGQISFEEALSRCQRQGIPISLMYGREDPWVRPIWGIKVKQQVPESPYYEISPAGHCPHDEVPEVPGKSLAWWITGRLQAS